The Quercus lobata isolate SW786 chromosome 4, ValleyOak3.0 Primary Assembly, whole genome shotgun sequence genome segment CACTTTGGGACCAAAGATAACAAAAACGGCAGAGTCATTTACATTAGTTCAAGGCGAATTGGGAAACATAACTACATTATTGGCAGACCTACATTCAATCTGAGTTTATGGTTTGGAACATTAAAAAATCTTATGGAGAAACAATAATCACAGAAAAATGTATCATTAAGATAAACaaacaaagggaagaaaaatatcttcaaaaaacaaagtagagaaacaaacaaacaaagatggCGTAAATTGAATGGACGCTGTTTCTTAGGAAGATGCAAAGAGAGGTATTGTGCAAATGTTACAATGTTTCTTAGGAAGATACAGATTCTCACCAAAACTAAATGGAATCATAGATTCTCACCAATGTgtcttatatttatttgatttagcaCCTCTTGAAAGCAAGGAAAAGCTTTCAAATCACCATAGTGAACGTATTATGTTCTTATAAtacaacaaataaccaaaacaaataGGGTGAATTGCAACtgtattcaattttcaaaattacgAATTCTGCAACCCAAAACTACAAAACTTACATAGCAAACAGTGACTAAAATTATTTGATACTTACACGAATGAACATGCTGCTTCCGCATAATACTGATCTTGGACAAAAATAATCTGGCATAACTgaattcagagagagagagaaagaattgtaTATCAAAATGGTGTGTGGGTATTCATAATCTTGcaagtttaataaaaatttggaaacTTTCCCCTGCGCTCATCAAgccaacaaaaaatataaaaagcaaaaacaaatatatagaaTGTTTGACTATGGCAAAGAAATAAGGAACCAAGCCAACAAAAACTTAGGCATACACtgccaaaatatatatatatatattggcttCTTCTAATTACCTTCCACGGCCTTAGGATgctatcttttttaaaaagtgatgtgcaaaacttttctttttaaaaagagatgcaaatgataaataaaataaaaaagaattcaacACAATATATAACTTTAACAAATAACTCACTGAAACCTTGACCATTAGAAAGAAACAGATATTGGCAAACAAAGaatagatgaaaaaaatattttcagaaaCTAAGTaggataaaaataaatgtataaaaagTTCTTAAGAAGCACTTTAATTTATCAATCACAGTACCTTATACCTTTTAGGTTGATGACATGAACAAAAGTGACAACATAactaacaaaaatttattaggtTATCAATATTTTGCATATTCAAACTTCCTAACAATGGGGAAAGAAATACCCTTTCTTTATCCCAGATTTAGGCCTCTTATAAActtcattttcctctttttgtaACAATGACATCACCACCTTAACTAAAACAGTTCCCATGAATCAAAATTCTTAAGAAAATCTAAATATCCCCATAAAGTAATCTCCAAAAGGATTATAAGCAGAGCACTTACCTATAGGACTGCTATATTATCAGTGGTATACTTTTTCCTTATTCCCATATCTACATCAGATTGGCTGAAATTACATACATGAATTCTACTTGATGCAAATGCACTGCAAAAAAGTATTGGGATTGGACCATGATTTCCCTAGCACAACAAATCCATATGAGTCACATAATTACAGGAGAAACATTAGTGTATACATAAAGTGCAATATTACAAATAGAACTCAATTTAGAAGTTGCTTTTGgctcatttaaaaattttccaaaaagaatAACTTGCCTTGCTATCAGCCCTATCAGCCATATCTGCAGCTGAATAACATACTACATATCCTTTTGTCTTTctctattaatatttttatgtgaCTAAGCATTTGTAGTAGTTACAttacctcaaattcaaaatatatatgataaatcATTGTTAGATACTTCTGCAACTTAAAACCATGTTATCACCCAACTAACCTGACATTCTAAATCCAATCCTTAATAGAATTAATGATTGGCCAACCAACTGCAAAGGGGGAGGTttctcaacaaacaaaaaaattaaacctgCAAAGGGGGAGAGATTATTATCAAAAGCAAATATGTGTTGGCCATCCTTTTAAAATGGGCTGCTCAATTTATTTGTAATCTTCATCTCAATTGAACATAGATCATAATTTTCTTAAACACCTGGAAATGTAATGATTTGTAAACACAATTTGACTAATGGAATTGTAATGATTCATATATCATTATTTTCAGCCTCCTTGAAACTTTCAATATACATTCTCTATGGAAAGATGCACTTACTAATATATCCTTATTAATCTGTCAATATGattatcttctcaaaaatttaaaatatatacctAAAGAAGTCATACCTTGAAAATGTACCTTTTCTGAACCTTCAATCCAAGTGATGCAAATGCATCAACAATTATTTAAGATTTCATCTAATAATTAGAATGCAACATACATATGAAAGCCATGAATCAGTGCTTTACTAAAATAGCAAACTATCAATATCACATCCAATATTGTTTATTTGTAAGAAAAATGAACagtttaataacaaaataaataaacaataaaattggtATATGGGAGAGTTAGAATTTCTATTAGACTTAGAATGTGCAATAGTGTAAGTATCCAATAGTATTATACTCAAATGTAAAAATTGCCTACTCACTATCCATTTGTATGAGAGGAGGGAGAGCCATTGTCAGAAAAGTACAAAAATACTAAGGAAGTAGAGATCTATCTCAATTTGATaggaaaacacaaacccaagATTCACCTTTCAATCAAAAATATgaacacaaacaaaatatataaatttatgaacATAGTCAAAGGTAGTTGGGCAAGTGATATCTAAAGAACTAAAGAGAGATCACAGACCCCCTAAAAGAACATATTATGAAGATCTAAATTTCTAATCTCTTCCACTCATTTATCCTGGTAACcaattagaaataaaattaaataaaatactttgCACGAGCAACATCGGACATGCATCATTTCCAATGCTTTATCAACtaatttgaagatttaattgaaataaacataaaagcaaagcaaagcaagcaatagcaaaatcaaaaaccaaacccaacataCCGTATTGTCTTCCCAACAGTCAGATGATTCTGGCGAAATCCCATTAAGAGAAAATCACCGTAGCCTCTCTTCTCttttaaaatccaaaccaaatgtaacccaaatacctaaataaaaatcaatccaaccaaaattctcaaaactaattcatatttcataccTAGATctaagaaagaaagggaaaaaaaattaccggTGGTAGTTCTCTCTATCTCCGCATCTCAATTCCTGCATGCACCTTTAGGTTACCGGTGCTGGTTCCGGTGGTCTAAGTCTGGCAAGGGATGGTGATGGGCGGCCGCACGAACTCTGTCTCTCCCCTGTATCgcaagctttttttttctctccttccttTTCTCTGTATCGCTTGTGTTTTTTTAGttgcaagcttttttttttttaattttattttaaccgtTTTTTTTGTATACTCATAGAACATCAAACGGTGTCAAGTTGTCAAGCAATATAATTTTTCGCTTCTTACTTGTAAACGTGGCGGGATTTTAAGTGGCCTTTTTTCCTAACGTGACAACACCTCCTTAaaggcttctgctattatatatagtattagatttTGGTTGGCCTAAAATTACTATTATCTCCCTTCTTCTTGATCTTGTCGTTTTCCCTTGGACTAAGGCCCTGGGTGCTTATGTTCTCATCTttgttcttgtttctttttcctAGGAACCCATGTCTAAAAGTATTTTGACATGGAAGTTAACTTTCCATGTCAAAATATTAACTAATATGTTAAGATTATgctattcctttttatttgtttaacaGAGTAACAACTTTCCTATTATACATCCGATGATAAAATTAAGTATATATGTTAAGATTATgctattcctttttatttttttaacagagTAACAACTTTCCTATTACTTGAACAACTTggactttaattaaaaaaagaaaaagtaagagaCCAAGCACAATAGATTAATAGGTTTCCTGATATTTAGTTTTCCAAAAATTGGTGATCTCCTTTAATGGTTTGCATTTTGAATTTCTCAACTCCAATTATTTTCCTTGTTCATGCCCTTCAGTTGTTATTTGTATAATATAAACCTAAATGATCAAAGcttattacttaaaattagGACTCATATTcattacttgaaattagaagcttttgtttctcaaaaaaagaaaaagaaaagaaaaattagaagctTTTTAATGTAGTACCTATAAAAATGTATACTCATAACATTCTTAATTTTCCTCAATCTAGTATTCCCAAAATAAGGCTACATTGAACAGGAGGCAATCTAACATAGGCAAATGAATTGCAATCTACACTTACGACCGAGTACAAAATTAGAATCACATATATTACAACACTTGCAATTCATGTTGATATAAGAGTCTTAGGATGCGCAGGGATTATAAAACCATAacctatatatagaaaaattatatctCTCACAATctgaaataaatcaataaattaagtaaataagaaaaaggcatgaagaaaagaaattggtGCATaattaaatgtattttatttaaaatgtaaaGGGTGTACAAGAGATTATATCAATGGGGATACCATtatacttaaaatatttttcttatttttcaattttatttatgtaaaatttatgCATATGCACAGGCCTAGATTGATTAGTTATGATTAATTCGTACTCAATTATCTTTTACcaacgccaaaaaaaaaaaaaaaaaaaaccataaatgtaaatatttgtcattttgaatgaaaattttttaatttaggttttttttttttttttaaagtagtagttttaattttataattttatagtttatagtAGGAGGATTTGAACCGTGATTCCCTTAATAAATGACAGCATGTTATGTCATTGAACTacaaaattattgataaaagaCAATAGTTAATGCAACAAACCACTTAGGTACTTGAAATCATTTAATTTCGCTGTTAATCATTTGTTAGATTATGTAGATTAATCATCCGAAATTGCTTcattttatgctttgtttgtttcgatggaaaatattgtgtaaagatagtttttcttattttctagtgtttggtagtATTAGACTAAATGAGTCATAGGAAAATGATCTTTAGTCAACATAAAAAGCATAACTTATTTTAAgaccactaatttttttttggaaaacaactctatctcacagcaagctaaataagggaagttatgAGATTATTTTCCAACTCATTTAAGGTTgctaccaaacataggaaaacgAGATAGTTTTATGGAaaaggttttttgaaaaatgacttattttctagaaaacattattgctaaaacaaacagagcgttagTAAGAAAATTTAGTAAGTTTactaaaatatttatgtaattggttttaTTTCCTACCTTAATTTCTGCGTTGGTGGTATGATCAACTTCAATAATATGtgttatattttgaaaaataaaagtgattaaAATTTAGTTGTTATAGAAatctatattaaaaatatacaatatttaGAGAAACAAATTTGAATATATGGTGCCCGTTTTGTGAGTTTTACATCTTACCGTTGTCGAAAAGTATGAGAGCAAGGTAATTTGGCATTAAAAACATGCATGCAGATGAATTGAATGTTACCATGACATGAACACAAGCATTTATTTggtgaagaataaaaaaaatttacaaagagtttaataacaatttttgttttattccaAAATATCCCAGCTACAGTAACGGAACAAATACTATCTACAATAGCACTCCAGATCATAGTAGCTTTTAGTAAAAGCCTGAACTCAAACAACTCTAAAAATAACTATCCAACATTCcacaatttcatttaaataaagaaaaagggaacaTGATAGACTGAAGTAAATGAAATTCTACTTAATATAGAACTCCTATAACCTATTTGCAAATAGTATTTCCTTATTCCGCATTAGTTACAATAGCTTGGGAgacattttattattgtttagtggTACAAGCAGGAGGATTCTGCTTGCCCGAAACGGCGGGCTTGACATTAACACAGGTGGAACTAGCAGATCCTCCAGCACCTTTGTATGCGAGATCAATGTCAGCAACCACCACTTGTTGACATGGTACACCGCTACTACAAATAAGCTTCATAGCTTCCTTTGTTGAAGAAGTGCCTCTAATGTTCTTGAAGCTAACATTGCTGATCTTAACTTTCGAGGGAGACTGAAAgcgaaacaaacaaacaaaaacccacCCAAGAATTTGATATTAGTATCtgtaatttgattttctttttttaacttttaacatcaAAATGAGTGTATATATTTGTGATGTTCATAATAACCTTGCTTGAGCATTGACCATTTGGGCAGTAGCCTTGATCAATAAGGATAGGATTGGCAACATTGTTCATGACAATATTCTCGAAATGTATATCAGAAGCAGTTCCAGGTGTGGAAGCAGGCCATGTTTTGATTCTAACACCATTCGTTGTACTGCTAAGGGTGCCGCCAATTACTCTAATTCCTGAAACTGGTTGTTCATTTTGGTACTTTCCAAGACTTCCAATGCTGATACCATGGCCAGGCCCACAAGTTACTTGGTTAATAGTAACATCTTGGGTTCCATCACCAATGGAGATGCAATCGTCACCTGTTCCAACTTTGGCATTGGTGATGGTGATGCTAGATGAATGTCCGATGTGGATTCCGTCGGTGTTAGGGCTATTTCCGGGTGCAGTGATGGTAACATCTTGGATTTTTAAGCTCTTACATCCGTAAACGTTTATGTGGAAAGATTTGCTGTCTTTCGATTGAATGTCACTAACTATTGAATTTGTGACAAAATCGAACCTTATACTCtgtttatgtttaaaagttagATAAATCAAAAAATCCAATATGAACGCCAtagtttcatttaaatattctcctaaaaatattttcattcaaatatATTATAGCAAAATGCTGACGCCTCTTCGAActactatattaaaaaaaattacaaatatatatcaatgaatgtTGTTGGTACTACTTCaacaatattatataaaaaattctttctagACTGAACAATTTGTCACAAATTGATCTTATATGTGAGTATGATTGGTGAGCTATCACTTTCACCTTTAACCACCACTTTTTCTCCATTACACACAGTTGCACAAGTTAGGGTCATGGCTCAAAAGTTGTGTCCATATTCCGTATATGGactttctcatatatatattttaaattttcctttttggtgaGTTGTGACACCTCACTATATAAAGCTTACgtcaaattattaataatttgataatatcCTTAACATCATTAGATGAATAAGTGCTTGAATTAGTATTTCGTGATGGTTAAAGTTCTTAAAGTTGTAGTGTCTGTATATAtctacataaaaataatggaaattTAAATGCTAATTATTAAGATTGAAATCTTACGGTAGGAAGCATTTTGCAGTCCGACTCTTGgtcacaattatttttttgccatgcCGTTAGTCCTTTGCCATCAAAAACTCCACCACCTGACACAGTGAGACTGTCGATATGTTGAAAAGTAACCCAAAAGTCTTTACCCTTGAAGGAGGCAACGTCTGATGGGGCCTCTAGGGTACCCTGAAGGTTAAACTCAATAGCACCTTTGCATGGACCTAACAAAGTCACTAGACCTAGTTTGTATGTCCCTGTTGAAATCATAACTTTACTTCCTGCTACTGCGCACGCAGCTGTCCAAGCTTTCGTCAAAGCCTAATAAACACattatgaaaaatcaaaatcagtATATTACCATCATTTTTCATGTTAATGTTTTATCATCTGGTCAAGACACCAAATAGTTTTTAGTATAAGCATAGATTGAACCTAAgttcttttatttgaaattaaaagaCTTTACTGGTTaagttaactagaacccacttTACATGTTAATTAGGTATAGTTAACTGCGCTACACATATTTATACCTGGGTGATATCGGCATTAGGCTGTCCTCCATATGATTTAATGTCAAAGACTTGCACGGCATTGGTGGATGCCAAAAACAATAGCAAGGAAATTGTTACAATGCTCAAGTTCTCTCCCATTTATTGTTCTTTATCTCTCTGCTATTAACAATTTGTTGTATGGTATGATGGTTTCCCTATTTGGTTTGAAGCTATTTATACTGCAGTACCTGACCTCATCACCATTAAAGCCATCCAACTGATATTAACTAATTTTATGCATGGTTGCGAAGAAATCTCCTTTTTACACTTCAACTTCTATACTATTATTAGCTTTCATGCTTCTCCTTCactaattaattaatagtttatCGTTATAATCAAACCGTTGATGTCCAGTTAAGAATTAATCAATTTTAGAAACCATGGAAGGAtaaatttttaacaactttatgGTTGAATTATGCTAATAACTCTAAAGGATTATAACATGACTTTTTCTTGGTCCATTATTCTATAAGATAAGATTATTACTACTATATATCACCCTAACTTCTTAGCTTTAAATGGCAAGCTCTTAGCTACCTGAAATCTGCTCATTTTCTCCTTGATGCAAATTGAATACTTGCCGTTAGAGAGGGAGGGAAAAGTCTAGAAAAATAACCACCTCCGAAAACTATCCAAATTTAGTATAGGTAGCATGCCTGTCTTCAGTGTAAaataggaaataaagaaaacactATATAGGAGAAGCTGAACTCACCTTTTCAATTATTACATTTATCATCATTACTACAATTAGTTTACAGATCCTTgtcaattattatatactagCCAGTAACCCGTGCAGTGCACGAAAAAGTTAGACATAATCCTCTTTTtctaaataagaaatttgataattatgataacTAACAAACATTTATTATAATCGTAATGCCAAGAATATTGTAGTTGTCACCTTTTGagtatttttaaagaaaatatttaggGTCTaaattctctcttctctattgCGACTATCGAATtacaaacaaaagaaatcaacaaaTACTTTCAATGGTCTTTCTTTGAATTTAGAAGTTTGAAATTGGAAACGTTTTTTGGTTCTTAATGTGGAGACTAAGATTGTTTATCTATGGGTTTCTAGCATGTAGAAAACAAAAGCTCTGCCGACTTACCCTTCTTAATTATCCAACCGTGAAAAAGTCTTGCAGTTGATCATTACATGTTAGGCTTATTACACACAATACTTGATGGAACATAGCAATTATTTCACCATTATTTTGTTGTCATATCATTGTACCATGTTAttcacaagaaagaagaaaaaattaattgttaattGTTTTTGGCTTTTCTAAAGGGAgctcattttatttgtttggctAGTACAAATTATCAAGTTGTATAATGAgttctgttttctttctttttgtaggTTAAGACTATTAGGTGATCTATAAAAGAACTAGCAATGGGTTGAGGGAGATGCTCTGGCTCATTTCCTTCCATTCTCTACTCATTATATTCAGCATTCTCAAGTGTCATGATTCTGAGACTGTGGACCATTAGTTTTTGGTTTAGGGCAGCCAAACTAGCATCTATGTCACCATCCTCTACAGTATGTAAGGTTAGTGTACTTGGTTCTGACTCATAATACGACCCCAATTCTAGAACCTCTCTTCCATGGTTGTCATACCCAGGGCCAAACCTTGAGCCAACATTGGTGATATCACTCCAATATGAAAGATGCCCATAGGGATATTCTTTATGATGCATCTGGTTGGCTTGTGCattttcctctcttccatcCTCTAACACATTTAACAACCTATATTGATTACTATTAGTATCGCTCCACCTGTTAGTTTCAGTATCATCTTTAATATCTTAATCATAGTAGTCCATATCACTGTCATATTCCTCATAGAATAGGTCTGCGTCTTCATCTTCTCTATCATTAGGGGGTTCACCCCAATCATCTCCGTTGCATGGGCTATCATAACTTCCGTTACTGTTGTCATCACCATTGGTGCTGCTATCATCATCACCATGTCCATTATCATTTTTGCTGTTGTCACTACTACTATCACTCTTGTCTTCACTTCCATCTTCATAATCACTAAGGGCTGCTCCCCCTTCCTCATCTCCATCATTAGCTCTTAGTTCATACGAGCTCTTCAATGTATGCTGGTAGGCCTCCCAAtatccttcttcttctatgtGGTAGCGTAGTCATGGCAAAAGGATCCATGTGATCAGCCCAATTAGTAGGGACCTAAGTTGTATCTTCCTTCTTTAATTCTGGAGTGTTATTGTGACAATCAAGTAGCATCTCGAAACTAGGCACCATTTTCTTTGTTATAGGATCAAATTTTGGTTCTGGGAATTCCCAATAACGTTGACTTTCTCCATCTTTTACAAACTTCCCATTCAGTGTAGGAGTGTAGGGCTTCAGAGGTTTTAGAGGACAAGGGAGTCATTTTGCTTTGGCTTTGGCTCAGGCCATCTTTCTCATTTCCATCTCTAACAAATCGTCATTAGTGGGCTTATAGCCTAGCCCAAAAGGTGGTGTGGCAGTAGGAATTGCCAAGTCTTGAACGGTTGGTTTCTTCACAGCTCTCCCTAGATTCATCCTAGGAAGGTAGTTCATCCTTCTTATCATTGCTACGACATTGTTGTTACCATAAGGAGCAAAGTCCATTGGGATcttttcaacttcttcttcttctctcttttcaaagCAAAGCTTCTCGATCTCAAAGCCATCCAAGGTCAATGGCTCCTTCTTAGAATCAATGCCATAAACGGGTTTAGGCACAGACAAAGTATCTCTATAGATGGTCACAATAACCCCTTCATGTGGAAACCGAACCTTTTGATATAGGGAAGAAGGCACAGCTTTTGTGTCATGGATCCATGGTTGCCAAAGGAGCATATTAAAGCATGAAGCTATATTAAGGACCTGAAAGTCCACCTTCTTGACCATGGGTCTGATGGTAAGCTCTAATGTTATGGTTCCCAAGACTTCTGTTCTACTATTGTCGTATGCCCTCACATGTTAATCTGTAGGCACAAAGTCTTCAATGCTCAGGCGAAGGCA includes the following:
- the LOC115987688 gene encoding exopolygalacturonase-like, with product MGENLSIVTISLLLFLASTNAVQVFDIKSYGGQPNADITQALTKAWTAACAVAGSKVMISTGTYKLGLVTLLGPCKGAIEFNLQGTLEAPSDVASFKGKDFWVTFQHIDSLTVSGGGVFDGKGLTAWQKNNCDQESDCKMLPTSIRFDFVTNSIVSDIQSKDSKSFHINVYGCKSLKIQDVTITAPGNSPNTDGIHIGHSSSITITNAKVGTGDDCISIGDGTQDVTINQVTCGPGHGISIGSLGKYQNEQPVSGIRVIGGTLSSTTNGVRIKTWPASTPGTASDIHFENIVMNNVANPILIDQGYCPNGQCSSKSPSKVKISNVSFKNIRGTSSTKEAMKLICSSGVPCQQVVVADIDLAYKGAGGSASSTCVNVKPAVSGKQNPPACTTKQ